AAATAAGTTACCGAATTATTACAGGATAGACAAAGGGCATTTGGATTCAGATTATTTCCGCgttcaagttttgttttttttttgttttttttgtttttttttttttttgtttctgctgCAGAGGGGGACATGtgcgcagtgcgcgcactgtgcgcgtactgtgcggcactgtgcgcgtactgtATGGCACTGTGtacgcactgttcatgtactttttcatcaattttttatgaaaaatgggTCTCGcatcactattcacacatttaaaaattattttgctacagtattttcagttttcagtttttaattttcagcaataagttctatccaaacggacccaaagtggatggttattattattattattattattattattagcatGTAATTCATGCAAACGCATAgatgtatttaaaatttaacacaatttttattataaaaatattaataattagtcaaattatttttaaaaaatagcatataacACATGCATTcgtatagatacatttaaaattaaacacaatttttataaatataaataatttgttaaattatttttttaaaaaaaagtaaatgtaattagtcacatattagttacatattaaatataatagtttttttttctaatttttaataagatagaacgtgtgATGATCTTTGTTGTGGGATGATTTTTATCGAGTATATGtgattgattataaataaataaataaataaatatatatatatatttaattcttagtattttgcattcattaactcacttgacacagattaaaaaacttaagtgcaTACATGACAtaaacttaagtggataattatggtgtggtcttcacataaatttagatataCAGCacaaaattatattctaatttcaaattttaattaaactttctctaagttttacctattagTAACATGTATATTAGTAACATGTATACATAGATAACTCCAAAATATAGTGGTAACAACACTATATACAAATAGATAACGAATTCAACAAACAGAGACCACTCCAAATCGGTAGCTGGgacaaaatattttggtaccgGTATATAGTGGTGTTTTGGGTTAGGATTATCGCTCTATATTTACGTAAAAGAATTTGTTATGATGATCACAGTGaagaacaaattttattaagcTTTCGGCCTTCTCTGCATGCTCTAAGAAGTTCAAGCAAAGAAGCCCATCAGACACAAATGTAAAAGACATAATTCTGGTAGTATTTTTAGATTAACAATACTAGAACGTGCTTATTTAATGCAATTGCATAATACATAACTTTGCAagtcaaataaaattaatgatgtgaaaataaataattgcaaTAAATTCATGTTTTAATTATCCAAGATTTTGATTAGTTCATGCTTCTGCAGGTAGTGGTTTCCCATCAAGAAATGCCTTAAACAGAAGTAATGACCTCGCTGGTTGTGTGGCCGGAgctgtgtgtgaagctcctctTATGCTGGCAAAGGATAGCTGATTGTTACCATATACTTGTGTCCATCCACCAAcctaaaggaaaaaataaatgaggaaAAAGAATACCATTTGGCACCAATCGATAAAGAGAcaagaatataaatatattgaccTGTTTTCCCTCAAACCATGCTCTGTAAGGCACAGTTGAATTCAGTCCCAAGTCCTTTGCTAATCCACTTACCAGTGTTCGAGTCCCAGTAAATGGGATTATTCCATCTTGATCTCCACTGTCATAGTACATCAAAATCGACTAAATTGTAAGCAAGACCCTTTTCTGTCTTCTACAAATGTGATAAAAGATAGGAAGCAAAATAGTAAAGAGCTTTGTAAAGAGTTTATTACCATACCTGTAAACCAAGGATCGGATGCCAGACTTGACAAGTGAGCCCACGACACCAATTGTAGGTATCTCTCGGTTTTCATCATCATACCCCAGGACTCTGagatttaaatagtaaaataaggaACCCCTAGAGTTGTGGTATTACCGAGAGGAAGAAATTCTAATTTATAAAAGCAAAacgaaaaaaaattgatttctttagATCATGGATGGGACGCATtctgaaacaaaaaaagaacttaTGAAGAAAAATCATGAACTATTAATTGAGATTGCAAGAATCCTTTGCATTTTAATTACAAGTTACCATTTTAACATTGTGGCTATTAATTCTGTTTCATACTATTTGAGATGCTTATGATATATTAAAttgttcttgaaaaaaaaaaacttaaaaacttaaGTTAAAGATGGcactaatttataaaattttcaaaaaaaaaaaaagctcatatcATTGCCTGCTGCATAAACTCCATTCCTTGATTCCAATGAGTTTGGCATGGAGAGCCGTCTGCACATCTTTTCTGTTTAAATACTTTTGTGTGTTATCTTGTGCACAGACATCTACCTCCTGTATACTTTCCTGTAAAGGCAAAGTCAAATGTGATCTCCATAAACAAAAGGTTGTGTTTTAAATCAAAAGAAGTAATGAGCACACATAACATGAGTTTTGACAAGGTATATAAACTTCACCTGCTGACTGAGGGCATCTGATTCTGAATTGAGAGATGTCAAATATTGAAATCTAGACCTGAGGGGCTGATAAAGCATGTCCATTTGTGATTGAACAGATGATAGACAAACGTCACCAATCACATTGTATCGGTCGATGTAGTCTGTAAGTTCTTTTGAAAGTTCAATATATACAGAAATGCAGGTAGAAGAAAGAAATCCTCTTATGGCACCTCTCATAATCTGAGAACTATTGCAACCTTTAGTGAGAAGTTCATAAACACCATCAGATATCAAGCCATGAGACCAATAATACTCATCTGGTGAGTTGAAATCAACCGCGAATTCCAGAAGAGGATTCCCTATCTGCATTATAAAATTTTGCTCACTAAATGTTATTTGGCATAGgcataacaaaaaataaataggaacatttaaatttaaaaactcaaGTTTTCTTGAAGTCATATTTCCAAGTTATACTCACAGCTATTCCCTTTAAATTGAACTTCACTTTGGACTGAATAATGAGGTGGGCAAGTTGTGGCACATAGTGACCTATTAAAGAAATAATACCATGAATTTTATAAGGAATCTCTCTTTGATAAGAAatgaacagattttttttttttggctacttgaaaatgaaaaatataatacacCTTTATTTTTGAACTAGGCCTATTATGGCTCCCTAATCATCATAATGAATTCAGTCTTCCCAATGATCCAATAATTTATCAATGTGATGTTGTAGACCAAAATATTGATTCTAATTCATGTTCTCTATCTCACTATCTCTCAACAATGTGTGCATGCACATGAACAGAAGATCTATAGTTGTAtgcaccccaaaaaaaaaaaaaaaaaaattcttcaattagaaggggaaaaaaaaacctgcGTAGCTCTCTcctgtaataaaaaaatctctgTCTCGGTATTCTGGAAATTTTCCAAACCAGCGTTGCAGGAATGTAAGACTATCTCGTGCTTAAGAAAAAGCAAACGCAATGTCAGTTTCAAAAGGCCCATATATAAAACCATTATACAAAAGGCAATGCTATTTGAATGTAAAAGTTGTGCACTTTTAAACAAATTGCCTTTCGTTTTGTTTTCATTCTCAAATCACGGCTGTCacatttgtaatttatttttaaatcaggTGAGGTAAATGTACATTCTATATGAATAAAGTACTAATTCAATACGTATAATGCTACAAAAGTATTGAAACAAATTCAGTAGGTAAAAAAAGTTTTGGCTGATTATAAAGGCTAGAGAAAATATACCTGCTATCTCGTCGTTCACATTATTGTAAAATGACTTATTAGCAGAGTAGGAGAAACCAACTCCTGCTGGTGATTCCAGATACAATATATTTGCTTCTGCAGCAAAGAGGAACTTAAAATGTAAATAACAACTATATATCCACTTCAATCTAGATTGTAACTCATACACAATAACTTAGAATGAAAATAAcacacatataaacatatacacATACATTTGTTTAAAGAGTAATACTACTAAATTTCCAAACAGCAATACATTTGTCATATTAGCAGTTGTCAAATATCCAAACCAGCGTTGCAGTTGTAGGAATGtaattcaaattttctattagactttggcatgttataaattttaattaggtatcaaatttatatatataggatttttttttttgaggattgtACGAAAAATTATCatacaatattaaaaattttaaatatataactttatattatttcttctaaaaaaaaaactttatattataaaaaaaattaatgtaagttagaaattttgtattatatatataaattaaaattttttttttctaaatgtttttttttttagaaacaaacacacacaaaagagaaaaaaaaaattctaatataaaAGTACATCATAACTTTACTCAGAAACCATGAAAATGCTAAGCAGGCAAACAAAGCTTAGTGACTTTGcttatctatataatatatttatagctttttgaatgaaaattatgaCTTTGCTTATCTATATAATATGTTTATAGATTTcttctcatttatttattagattatttcatttcaatttaaaatatttaatttttttagtgggcTAGCCCATAAATATTTTAAGCatcaaagtgaaaaaaaaatatatatatatatatatatataaatactgttttattatataaagaGAATTATTCAATTTTCAGAATTCGTGGCCCCCATGACCCAGCATCTAGTTCGGAAGTTTCCGAACTTGAAATAATTGCCAAgtagaagaaaaggaaatagtAAGAGACAAGATTCACCGAATTATTCCCATGACTTTTTTGTCTAACATGCCGAGATTTTCACGGCAGAGATGGTGTGCGGGTCCTGCACGACTACTGAAATTAATGCATGTCAGTATCACACCCTTAAATTTCTAAGGATGTGTTTGGAAGCTGCGTTCAGGTTTGGACGCAAAACGCgtttcagtaattttttttttgtttcggCTGCGGGGACAAAATCGTAGTGCGTGCACTATACGTGCActattcatgtactttttaaaattttttattaaaagtgggtctcacgatactatttacatattaaaaaattatttttctacagtatttttcaatttttaatttcagctGCATCTAAAATTActgtactatttacacattaaaTGGTTGTTATGCTTGTATCAGATTTTCTTAATCAGTCAGTCTTTAATATCGGAATTCTAACACCCAAGTTGTGTACATaagttctttaaatttttaaatgttaaattttcatataattaaaaattaatttttgtattgtgAGACTTT
This genomic stretch from Castanea sativa cultivar Marrone di Chiusa Pesio chromosome 9, ASM4071231v1 harbors:
- the LOC142610912 gene encoding serine carboxypeptidase-like 45 isoform X2, whose product is MIQSQQQWMVMAIICASLVQIFMAVESVPIDDKIISLPGQPKVSFQQFSGYITIDEKQERALFYYFVEAEAQPDSKPLVLWLNGGPGCSSIGAGAFVEHGPFKPSGDNLVKNEYSWNKEANILYLESPAGVGFSYSANKSFYNNVNDEIAARDSLTFLQRWFGKFPEYRDRDFFITGESYAGHYVPQLAHLIIQSKVKFNLKGIAIGNPLLEFAVDFNSPDEYYWSHGLISDGVYELLTKGCNSSQIMRGAIRGFLSSTCISVYIELSKELTDYIDRYNVIGDVCLSSVQSQMDMLYQPLRSRFQYLTSLNSESDALSQQESIQEVDVCAQDNTQKYLNRKDVQTALHAKLIGIKEWSLCSRVLGYDDENREIPTIGVVGSLVKSGIRSLVYSGDQDGIIPFTGTRTLVGGWTQVYGNNQLSFASIRGASHTAPATQPARSLLLFKAFLDGKPLPAEA
- the LOC142610912 gene encoding serine carboxypeptidase-like 45 isoform X1 codes for the protein MIQSQQQWMVMAIICASLVQIFMAVESVPIDDKIISLPGQPKVSFQQFSGYITIDEKQERALFYYFVEAEAQPDSKPLVLWLNGGPGCSSIGAGAFVEHGPFKPSGDNLVKNEYSWNKEANILYLESPAGVGFSYSANKSFYNNVNDEIAARDSLTFLQRWFGKFPEYRDRDFFITGESYAGHYVPQLAHLIIQSKVKFNLKGIAIGNPLLEFAVDFNSPDEYYWSHGLISDGVYELLTKGCNSSQIMRGAIRGFLSSTCISVYIELSKELTDYIDRYNVIGDVCLSSVQSQMDMLYQPLRSRFQYLTSLNSESDALSQQESIQEVDVCAQDNTQKYLNRKDVQTALHAKLIGIKEWSLCSRVLGYDDENREIPTIGVVGSLVKSGIRSLVYSGDQDGIIPFTGTRTLVSGLAKDLGLNSTVPYRAWFEGKQVGGWTQVYGNNQLSFASIRGASHTAPATQPARSLLLFKAFLDGKPLPAEA